DNA from Arthrobacter sp. StoSoilB19:
TGGGGAGTTCCTCTGCACAGGACTCATGGAGACCACCGTGGATGTCATTTCCTCCACGAACCTGAGCCAGGCACTGGTACTCGCAGACGGGGCCGCCCGCAAACTCCTGGCCGACGGCGTTGTGGATCCTGGCGCCAGCCTTCTGTCCGTGCCGGGCATTGCCGCCGGCATAGCGGCTCTTCCGTCTGCGGCTGCCCGGCGCCGCGCGGAGCGGGTCGCTGCCCTGGCGAGCCCCCAGCCGGAGTCCGTTGGGGAGTCGTACAGCCGGGCCATCTTTGAGTTCCTTGGTTTCGAACAGCCCGAACTTCAACACGTCTTTAAGGACGGCAACGGGCTTCATCGGCAGGAGCGATTTCTGGTGGCCTTCCCAGGGGGTGGTGGGTGAGTTCGATGGCAAGGGGAAGTACGTCCAGGCCGCCCTGCGTGACGGGATGACGGCTGACGAGGCCGTATATCGGGAGAAGCTCCGCGAGGACCGGGTCCGGGCGCTGGGCCACGGCTTTGTTCGCTGGCGATGGGCTGACCTCACGGACCCCAGCCGGCTGCGGTGCAAGCTCCTGGCAGCCGGACTCCGCCCGCTCCTGGCAGCCGGACTCCGCCCGGGCTGCGGCACGTCCTCGCCCGCGAATCAGAAGCTTGTTCGCTAATCAGAACCGTGAAGGCACGGATGTGCGAACGAGGTGAGGACTGTCGGTCCCTGACTGGCGGGGACTCGTCCGCCCCGGGGGATCTGCTGCGCGAGGGATCGCCGGGATGTGGGAATCCGCCGTGTTTACCAACAGTTCAATAAACCTGTGTCCTGCGTCCTAGCGCGTGTCAGTTACGTCTGGTTCACTATGTGGATGACAACGCTGACTGAAACCTCAGTCGCCGGCAACGATGACCGGCGAGACAACAATCCGAACAACAACACCAACACCCTCGGCTTCGCCGCTGTGGACCAGAAGTTCATGGTCGCCCTGGACGTGGACGGCACCCTGGTGAACCACGACGGCCACATGTCCCCAGGTGTGCGGGAAGCCGCCCAGGCCGTGGTTGCAGCGGGGCATGAGGTGATGATCGCCACCGGCCGCTCCCTGAACGCCACCCTTCCCATCATCGAGAAGATCGGAATCGAGCGCGGATACGCCGTCTGCTGCAACGGCGGCGTAACGCTCCGGCTCCACCCGGAACTCGAAAACGGCTACGAAGTGATCCACAAGGCCACGTTCGATCCCGCTCCGGCCCTGCGTGCGCTCCGGGAGCGCCTCCCGTCCGCCAAGTACGCACTCGAGGATGCCGACGGCAATTTCCTCTCCACCGAGCGGTTCCAGGACGCCAGCTTCGGGGTGGAGGCCGTGGGCGTGGACTTCCACACCATGCTGGAAGCCACCGCCGTCCGCGTGGTGGTCTTCAGCACCGAAAACACGCCGGAGGAGTTCAACGAGGCCATCAACCACGTGGGCCTGGCGGGAGTGACCTATTCGGTGGGATGGACTGCGTGGCTGGATATCGCTGCCGCAGGGGTGACCAAGGCCAGCGCCCTGGAAAACCTTCGGGTCCGCCTTGGTTTTGAAGAGCACCTCACCGTCGCCGTCGGTGACGGCCGGAACGACATCGAGATGCTCACCTGGGCTGGCCGGGGTGTAGCCATGGGCCAGGCTCCGGCGGAGGTGGTGGCCGCCGCTGATGAGGTCACCCATTCAGTGCACGACGACGGCGCCGCCCACGTGCTGCGCAGCCTCCTCTAGGCCGGGGTACTTCCGTCCGTCCCGATTCCGGACCGCGTCCTGGGTCAAGGCAGAATAGAAGCATGACCCTTACGACGTTCGCCCTCGTCCGCCATGGCCAGACCGACTGGAATGCCGAGCGCCGGTTGCAGGGAGCCACCGACATCCCCTTGAACGACGTCGGACGCGGCCAGGCGAGGGACGCCGTCGCCGTCCTTGCCCCGTACGAATGGGACGCAATCGTTTCGTCGCCCCTCAGCCGTGCCGCGGAAACCGCAGACCTGATTGCCGAAGGGCTCGGGCTGGCGGTTTCCCGGCGCGTTCCGGAACTCACCGAGCGCAGTTTCGGCCCGGCCGAAGGGATGCAGGCCGGACCCGAGCTGGACGCGCTGCGCATTCCGGGCGGCTTCAAGGGCGCGGAAAGTGAAGACGAGGCCGCCGTCCGCGGCCTTGCCGCACTTGAGGCGCTGGCGGAGGAGTTCCGCGGCCAGCGGCTGCTGGTGGTCACCCACGGCACCCTGCTGCGCGTGAGCCTCAGCCGGGCGATTGGCCAGACCCTGGCGAGCGTGGACAACGCGGTGCTGAACCTGGCGCACCACCACGCGGTGGACGGCTGGAAACTGGAGTACTTCAACGGCGAGCCCGTGATGGCAGCCGCCGGCAACTAGGCCGGCCCTGAAGGTAACTAAAGAGAGCTGGCAGGACAGTCAGCTGGCTACCGGGCTTCGAGGATCAGTGCCAGCAACCTGGCAGCTGCGGGCCGGGCGCCGTGCTCCTCGTTCCACTGCGCCCGGGCCACCGCCTTACTGACGGCCTGGGTGGTGATGCCCAGTTCCTGCGCCACGGCTTTTTGCTGCCCCCGGACCCCGGGGGTCAGCAGGTCCAGCACCCGCCATTCAGCATCGGAACGGTCACGCACGATATGGCCCAGCAGCCTGAGGATGGCCTCGGCGTCGTGGGCGACATCGGCCAGCGGTCCTTCCACCGCCACCGGGATCCGCTCCTTGCTGCTGCGGAGCCTGTCCACGGCCCGGCGCGCGTACACCAGACCGTGGCCGGAGGCGTCCTTGATCTGGTTGGGCAGCGGCTCATTTACCGGCCCCGCGCCGATCCCCACGTACCAGTGCCCGCTGCGAAGTGCGATCAGTGCGGCATCCACGGCCTGGTGCGGGCAGTCGACGATTCCCTGGACTTCGTCCTCCACCGACCGGTCGAAGTCCAGGCGCGCAGGGATGTGCCGCAGCGCCTTGAGCAGCTGCGGCACCTGGTCGCCGTCGCGCCGGCTGTCCGTCTGATTGATGGTCAACGTGAACATTTCTGGATCCACACTACCCGGAAGTAGGAACTACGGAACGGCCGATTGCAGGGCCCGGTTGCCGGTTGGGGCAGGAGATTTTCCCGGCCCGGGCGAGCCCATGCCGGCTGGCGCGGGGTGGCAAGAGCGGAAAGCCCGACGGCGGGGCTTGCCTGCCTGCCCCTCCATCTGTTGCCATGGGGGAACGGCCGCCTGCAGCGGCACACCCGACGTGAGGATGGTTATGGCCGGCAGCACTGGGCAGGATGAGATGCAGCAGGACGACGTGCAGCAGGGCGGCGCACGGCAGGAGGGGCCGGGGCAGGAAGACCTGGGCCTCGTCGACAAATGGTGGCGTGCCGCCAACTATCTTTCGGTGGGGCAGATCTACCTCCGGTCCAACCCCCTGCTGCGGGAACCGCTGCAGGCAGAGGACACCAAGTCCCGCCTGCTGGGGCACTGGGGCACCACCCCCGGACTCAACTTCGTCTACGCCCACCTGAACCGCGTGATCCGCCGCGACTCCCTGGAGATGCTCTTCGTCGCCGGTCCCGGCCATGGCGGTCCCGCCGTCGTCGCCAATGCCTGGATGGAGGGGACCTACTCCGAAATCTATGCCCACGTGGGCAATGACGAGGCAGGCCTGGCCGAACTCTTCCGGCAGTTCTCCTACCCCGGCGGAATCCCCAGCCACGCGGCCCCGGAAACCCCCGGCTCCATCAGCGAAGGCGGGGAGCTGGGGTACTCCCTGGCCCACGCGTACGGATCGGTGTTCGACAACCCGCAGCTGGTGACCGCCGTGGTGATTGGCGACGGCGAGGCGGAAACCGGTCCGCTGGCCGCCAGCTGGCACTCCCACAACTTCCTTGATCCCGCCGTGGATGGTGCCGTCCTGCCCATCCTGCACCTGAACGGCTACAAGATCGCCAACCCCACCATCCTGGCCCGGATGCCCCAGGACCAGCTGGAGCAGCTGCTGCGCGGATACGGGCACCAACCGTACTTCGTCACGGTGGCGGACCCGGACGACACCGAAAAGGCGCACCGCGATTTCGCCGGCGTCCTGGACCGGTGCCTGGCGGATATCAAGGCCATCCAGGATGCCCACCGGCAGGACGCTTCCGGTGAAGAGGCGGGGGAGGGCGGACACCGCTGGCCCCTGATCGTGCTGCGCTCGCCCAAGGGCTGGACCGGACCCCGCATGGTTGACGGGCTGCAGGTGGAAGGCACCTGGCGGGCCCACCAGGTGCCGCTGTCCGAGGTCCGCACCAACGGCGAGCACCTGAAGCAGCTGGAGGAGTGGCTGCAGTCCTACCGGCCGGCGGAACTGTTCGACGGCGACGGCCGGCTCCGGCCCGACGTCGCCGAAGGTGCGCCCACGGGCGACTTCCGCATGAGTGCTACACCGCATGCCAACGGCGGATTGTTGAGGCGCGCGCTGAAGCTGCCCGCCTACCGCGACCACGCCGTGGAGGTTCCCAGCCCGGGCACCGAGCGGGTCAGCCCCATGGTTACGCTCGGATCCTGGATGCGGGACGTGATTGCGCAGAACATGGATAACTTCCGGCTGTTCGGCCCGGACGAGACGGCCTCCAACCGGCTGCAGAACGTCTATGAGGTCACCGACAAGGTGTGGCAGTACAGGATCGACGATGTCGACGAGCACCTTGCGCGCTCCGGCCGGGTCCTGGAGGTGCTGAGCGAGCACCTGTGCCAGGGCTGGCTGGAGGGGTATCTCCTCACCGGCCGGCACGGCGTCTTCAACTGCTACGAGGCCTTCGTCCACATTGTCGACTCCATGTTCAACCAGCACGCCAAATGGCTGAAGGTCTCCCGGAAACTGCATTGGCGCCAGCCGGTGCCATCCCTGAACTACCTGCTGTCGTCGCACGTGTGGCAGCAGGACCACAACGGCTTCTCGCACCAGGACCCCGGCTTCATCGACCACGCCGTGAACAAGAAGGCCGAGGTCATCCGGGTCTACCTGCCGCCGGACACCAACACCCTGCTCTCCGTCATGGAGCACTGCCTGGCCTCCACGGACTACGTGAACATCGTGGTGAGTGGGAAGCAGCCCTCACCCACCTGGCTCGGTCCGGCCGATGCCGCCAACCATTGCCGCCGCGGCCTGGGGATCTGGACGTTTGCCGGTTCCGAGGTGCCCGGCGAGGAGCCCGACGTCGTCCTGGCCTGCGCCGGTGACGTCCCCACCGTGGAGACCGTGGCGGCCGCCGAACTGCTCCGGAAGGGCGCGCCCGGACTCAAGGTGCGGGTGGTGAACGTGGTGGACCTGATGCGGCTGCAGGACGACAGCGAGCACCCACACGGCCTCCCCGGCCATGACTTCGACGGGATTTTCACCGCCGACAAGCCGGTCATCTTCGCGTACCACGGCTACCCGGCGCTGATCCACCGGCTGGCCTACCGGCGGACCAACCAGCAGGGCCTCCACGTGCACGGCTATAAAGAAGAGGGGACCACCACCACACCGTTCGACATGGCCATGCTCAACGGAATCGACCGGTTCACCCTGGCTATCGACGCGATCGACCGGGTACCCGGCCTGGCTGAGAAGCACTCGCTCCTGCGCCAGGACCTGCAGGACCGCCGCAACCGGGCGCGCGAGCACACCCGCACCCACGGCGAGGACCCGGAGGAGATCCGGAACTGGAAGCTGGGCGGCTGACCCCCACCTAGTTACGGAGTTCGTCCAGCGTGCAGGAGGGCAGGTGGATCCAGCCCTCGCTGCGCGCTGCCTGCGCATGGGAACCGTCCGGCAAGAGCGTACGACGACGGGCGGCGGCCCGGGCGGTCAGGGAAGCGACGACGGCGTCGAAGAGATCGTCCGAGCCGGCCAGCGTGCCCCGGTGCCCGCCCAGGTCCAGCCATGGCGCCTGCTCTTCGAGGGCCGCCAGCAGGAGGCCGAGGCGTTCGGCTTCCGGGACGCCCCGGCCCTTGTAGCCGCGCCCGTTCAGGCCCCAGATCTTCAGGGATGCTGCCGGGTAGACCTCGGCCAGGCGTCCTGAGCCGTCACGCGCCTGTGGGCCGTGCAGGGCGGCGATCTTTGCCTGGATCACGGCGCAGCGCATGGCAGGATGGGCCAGCCGGTCGGCGGAGACGCTGAGCGGGATCAGCCCGGTTTCGCGCGTGACGAAGCGGTCGGTGTCCCGGTAGGCGAGCAGCCTCCGGCCGGCAATTCCGTCGTACTCGAGGACGGGATCGGCGTCGAAGTTCAGGTGGCCGGTAAGGAACGGGATCAGCGCGTCGGGCCAGCCCACCGGACAGTCGACGCCGGTCATCTCGC
Protein-coding regions in this window:
- a CDS encoding HAD family hydrolase, which gives rise to MTTLTETSVAGNDDRRDNNPNNNTNTLGFAAVDQKFMVALDVDGTLVNHDGHMSPGVREAAQAVVAAGHEVMIATGRSLNATLPIIEKIGIERGYAVCCNGGVTLRLHPELENGYEVIHKATFDPAPALRALRERLPSAKYALEDADGNFLSTERFQDASFGVEAVGVDFHTMLEATAVRVVVFSTENTPEEFNEAINHVGLAGVTYSVGWTAWLDIAAAGVTKASALENLRVRLGFEEHLTVAVGDGRNDIEMLTWAGRGVAMGQAPAEVVAAADEVTHSVHDDGAAHVLRSLL
- a CDS encoding histidine phosphatase family protein — protein: MTLTTFALVRHGQTDWNAERRLQGATDIPLNDVGRGQARDAVAVLAPYEWDAIVSSPLSRAAETADLIAEGLGLAVSRRVPELTERSFGPAEGMQAGPELDALRIPGGFKGAESEDEAAVRGLAALEALAEEFRGQRLLVVTHGTLLRVSLSRAIGQTLASVDNAVLNLAHHHAVDGWKLEYFNGEPVMAAAGN
- a CDS encoding phosphoketolase family protein, giving the protein MAGSTGQDEMQQDDVQQGGARQEGPGQEDLGLVDKWWRAANYLSVGQIYLRSNPLLREPLQAEDTKSRLLGHWGTTPGLNFVYAHLNRVIRRDSLEMLFVAGPGHGGPAVVANAWMEGTYSEIYAHVGNDEAGLAELFRQFSYPGGIPSHAAPETPGSISEGGELGYSLAHAYGSVFDNPQLVTAVVIGDGEAETGPLAASWHSHNFLDPAVDGAVLPILHLNGYKIANPTILARMPQDQLEQLLRGYGHQPYFVTVADPDDTEKAHRDFAGVLDRCLADIKAIQDAHRQDASGEEAGEGGHRWPLIVLRSPKGWTGPRMVDGLQVEGTWRAHQVPLSEVRTNGEHLKQLEEWLQSYRPAELFDGDGRLRPDVAEGAPTGDFRMSATPHANGGLLRRALKLPAYRDHAVEVPSPGTERVSPMVTLGSWMRDVIAQNMDNFRLFGPDETASNRLQNVYEVTDKVWQYRIDDVDEHLARSGRVLEVLSEHLCQGWLEGYLLTGRHGVFNCYEAFVHIVDSMFNQHAKWLKVSRKLHWRQPVPSLNYLLSSHVWQQDHNGFSHQDPGFIDHAVNKKAEVIRVYLPPDTNTLLSVMEHCLASTDYVNIVVSGKQPSPTWLGPADAANHCRRGLGIWTFAGSEVPGEEPDVVLACAGDVPTVETVAAAELLRKGAPGLKVRVVNVVDLMRLQDDSEHPHGLPGHDFDGIFTADKPVIFAYHGYPALIHRLAYRRTNQQGLHVHGYKEEGTTTTPFDMAMLNGIDRFTLAIDAIDRVPGLAEKHSLLRQDLQDRRNRAREHTRTHGEDPEEIRNWKLGG
- a CDS encoding DUF429 domain-containing protein, with amino-acid sequence MKTLGVDLAAATRKTAVAVIEWEPDTARLTHLALDVDDQDIVELFGSCEMTGVDCPVGWPDALIPFLTGHLNFDADPVLEYDGIAGRRLLAYRDTDRFVTRETGLIPLSVSADRLAHPAMRCAVIQAKIAALHGPQARDGSGRLAEVYPAASLKIWGLNGRGYKGRGVPEAERLGLLLAALEEQAPWLDLGGHRGTLAGSDDLFDAVVASLTARAAARRRTLLPDGSHAQAARSEGWIHLPSCTLDELRN